Proteins co-encoded in one Paenibacillus sp. genomic window:
- the gatB gene encoding Asp-tRNA(Asn)/Glu-tRNA(Gln) amidotransferase subunit GatB — protein sequence MTQATQKKYETVIGLEVHVELHTNSKIFCGCSTSFGAPPNANTCPICLGHPGVLPVLNKRAVEYAIKAAMALNCEIATESKFDRKNYFYPDSPKAYQISQYDQPIGKNGWIDIEVDGKTKRIGVTRLHLEEDAGKLTHLPAGVGSLVDFNRVGTPLIEIVSEPDIRSPEEARAYLEKLKAIMQYCEVSDVKMEEGSLRCDANISIRPWGQEKFGTRAELKNMNSFRGVQRGLEYEEIRQAEILDAGGEVVQETRRWDEAQGKTLSMRGKEEAHDYRYFPDPDLVKLHISDEWKAEIRATIPELPDAKKARYAEAYGLSSYDAEVITSSLPLARFFEESLEYTKDAKAVANWIMGDLLGYLNANNLELQDVKASGKGLGEMIGLIENGTISTKIAKTVFKTMLETGKPPKTIVEEQGLVQISDEGEIKAVVDRIVEANPQSVADFKAGKEKAVGFLVGQVMRETKGKANPGLVNKLILDRLKQ from the coding sequence ATGACGCAAGCGACCCAAAAGAAATACGAAACGGTCATCGGCCTGGAAGTACACGTAGAGCTGCACACGAATTCGAAAATTTTCTGCGGCTGCTCGACCTCGTTCGGCGCTCCGCCGAACGCGAACACGTGCCCGATCTGCCTCGGGCATCCGGGCGTGCTGCCGGTATTGAACAAGCGCGCCGTCGAGTACGCGATCAAAGCGGCGATGGCTTTAAATTGCGAAATCGCGACGGAAAGCAAGTTCGACCGGAAAAATTACTTCTATCCGGACTCCCCGAAGGCGTACCAAATTTCGCAGTACGACCAGCCGATCGGCAAGAACGGCTGGATCGACATCGAAGTGGACGGCAAGACGAAGCGGATCGGCGTCACGCGCCTGCACCTCGAAGAGGACGCGGGCAAGCTGACGCACCTTCCGGCCGGCGTCGGCTCCTTGGTCGACTTCAATCGGGTCGGCACGCCGCTCATCGAAATCGTCTCCGAGCCGGACATCCGCAGCCCGGAAGAGGCGCGTGCCTATCTCGAAAAATTGAAGGCGATCATGCAATATTGCGAAGTGTCCGACGTAAAGATGGAAGAGGGCTCGCTCCGCTGCGACGCCAACATTTCGATTCGTCCGTGGGGCCAGGAGAAATTCGGCACCCGCGCGGAGCTGAAAAACATGAACTCGTTCCGCGGCGTCCAGCGAGGGCTGGAATACGAGGAAATCCGCCAGGCGGAAATTCTCGACGCGGGCGGAGAAGTCGTGCAGGAGACGCGCCGCTGGGACGAAGCCCAAGGCAAGACGCTGTCGATGCGCGGCAAGGAAGAAGCGCATGACTATCGCTACTTCCCGGATCCGGATCTCGTCAAGCTGCACATCAGCGACGAATGGAAGGCCGAGATCCGCGCGACGATTCCGGAGCTGCCGGACGCGAAGAAAGCGCGCTACGCCGAAGCGTACGGGCTGTCCTCGTACGACGCGGAGGTCATTACGTCGTCGCTGCCGCTCGCGCGCTTCTTCGAGGAGAGCCTCGAATATACGAAGGACGCGAAGGCGGTCGCGAACTGGATAATGGGCGACCTGCTCGGGTATCTGAACGCGAACAACTTGGAGCTGCAGGACGTTAAGGCCAGCGGCAAAGGACTCGGCGAAATGATCGGTCTCATCGAGAACGGCACCATTTCGACGAAAATCGCGAAGACGGTGTTCAAAACGATGCTCGAAACCGGCAAGCCGCCGAAGACGATCGTCGAGGAGCAAGGTCTCGTGCAGATCAGCGACGAAGGCGAAATCAAAGCCGTCGTCGACCGAATCGTCGAGGCGAACCCGCAGTCCGTGGCGGACTTCAAAGCGGGCAAAGAGAAGGCCGTCGGCTTCTTGGTCGGCCAAGTGATGAGAGAGACGAAGGGCAAAGCGAACCCGGGTCTCGTCAACAAGCTGATTTTGGATCGGTTGAAGCAATAA